In Ignavibacteria bacterium, the sequence AAACGGTACACCTATTTCACTCTGCCTGAATATAACCGAGCAACCATTTGGATAAAATTCATCCTCAATATCCGGAAAAATATTCATAATATTATACATCATATATGAAACCGAGCCATTAGTTTTGTAATACTTTTCGGGAATTCCTTCAGTAATTACAAATGATGATGCAACTGTATTTCTATCTTTAACCGCATTTACAAGGCTTTCCAGCCAGCCCGTGCGGGTGATCGTATCATTATTTAGCAGCACAACCAGATCGCCGCTGCAATGTTTAAGAGCTTCATTGTTGCCGCCGGCAAAACCCAGGTTTTTATCAGAGCGTACTATCTTAATTCTGCCGTCAGAAAAGGTTTCTTTTACATACTCGCAGCTTCCGTCAGTGGAATTATTATCAAACAGAATAATTTCAAAGCTGCTGTATTGCTGTTTCAGCACAGAGCTTAAACACTCGCCAAGGAACTCTTTGCCGTTATAATTTAATATTATTATAGATACAAGCTCGTTCATTTAACAAATAAACTTTTTATATACTTTGCGGAAACTTTCCTGTTTCTCTGAATTTCAAACCTTTCAGGCAGCTTTGTAATTGCAAGTAACGACCCTCTGATATAACCCCTCAATGCCCTGAAAAAAATTGTAAATGAATGAAACCTGATAAATGAGTAATACCTTTTTAAACGCGCTATAAAAAATAACGGCTGGTATAAAAGATAAACTGAAAGCGGATAATTTTTTATCCGCATAAGGATCAGGTTGCGTTCGCACATCTCAGTCTGGAAGCCGTGCGTGGCTACCGAACTGGTTCCCCCGCGTTTGTGATAACAAACCGCAAGCGGTTCATACAGGCATTTAAACCCGGCAAGCTGCGCTCTGAAGCTGAAATCAATGTCTTCGTAATATGCAAAGAAAGTTTCATCAAAAAGCCCGGTTTTTTCAAATACTTCTTTTTTGTAGAAAGCAGCGCCGGCGCATGATCCGAAAATATATTCAGGCTTATCATATTGACCCGTATCTTTTTCACCGTTACCACGGGCAAGCGGCGAGCCGCCGTTTGCTTTTATAAAATCACCGCAGTCATCAATAATATCCCTGTTAAAATAATTCAGCATTTTTACTGCAAGTATATCTGCATTTTTTAATTTTATTGAATCTGTTGCGGTTTGGAGAAAACCGGGTTCAAGCTCTATATCATTATTCAGAAGCAGTATAATATCACATTCAGGAATCGTCAGTGAATGCTTTATTCCTTCATTAACCGCTTTTGCAAAGCCTGAATTATACCCAATTTCAATTACTTCTGCTGAAGGAAATTCATCTTTTGTATATTGAACCGAATTATCCCTCGAGCCGTTATCGCATAAGATCACTTTGTAATCCTGCAATGTTTGCCTCTTCAGCGAGGCATAACAGGTTACAAGATGTTCAGATCCGTTATAATTCGGAATTACTATACTTATCATTTACTTTTCATTGAATAATTTTAATAAGTGATCATGTTTCTTATAACGGTAATCATCTTTATTGCCGAATATTCCTTTAATATTTTCAATAAATATAATGAAATATGAGTTTATTTTTATAAGAAATTTTAATGTCCGCGCTTTACCTGCGGTATAATTCTTACTGAAAAATGTATACATGCTGTATATAAATCTGCCGTGCAGCCACCAGTTATCATTAGTCTTAAAGCTTGAACCTCCCAGGTGTGTTACCTGTGTATTTGTATCAACAGCCAGCAGGTATTTTTTATAAATGCTGTATGAAAGGTCAACATCTTCGAAGAAAAGTATATACCTTTCATCCATAAACCCTGCTTCTGAAAGGACCTGCTTTGTGGTTAGAAAAAACGCGCATGGTATCTGTTCGGTATAGAATATTTTCTTTTCTTTTACATCTATTTCCTGGTTTTCAAGATACCGGTTCATCCTTGATGCTGATTTATTAAATAATGGCGCTAATACAGAGAAAAAGTAAACAAATTGCATGATTGTCGGGTACCTCTGGAAATAATTCCGCTGAAAATTACCATCAGTACCTCTTAGCGCGGGAGATATTGCACCAATATTTTCGTTTCTTTTCATTGCTAACACTAAGCTTTCCAGTACGGG encodes:
- a CDS encoding glycosyltransferase family 2 protein, which produces MISIVIPNYNGSEHLVTCYASLKRQTLQDYKVILCDNGSRDNSVQYTKDEFPSAEVIEIGYNSGFAKAVNEGIKHSLTIPECDIILLLNNDIELEPGFLQTATDSIKLKNADILAVKMLNYFNRDIIDDCGDFIKANGGSPLARGNGEKDTGQYDKPEYIFGSCAGAAFYKKEVFEKTGLFDETFFAYYEDIDFSFRAQLAGFKCLYEPLAVCYHKRGGTSSVATHGFQTEMCERNLILMRIKNYPLSVYLLYQPLFFIARLKRYYSFIRFHSFTIFFRALRGYIRGSLLAITKLPERFEIQRNRKVSAKYIKSLFVK
- a CDS encoding glycosyltransferase translates to MLISIIIVNHNTGAILKNCINSVLMNENSIKPEIIIIDNFSSDDSREIIKELTGKENNISSIFTDSLISFSAANNLGIKKAKGEYVLIMNPDIIFTEPVLESLVLAMKRNENIGAISPALRGTDGNFQRNYFQRYPTIMQFVYFFSVLAPLFNKSASRMNRYLENQEIDVKEKKIFYTEQIPCAFFLTTKQVLSEAGFMDERYILFFEDVDLSYSIYKKYLLAVDTNTQVTHLGGSSFKTNDNWWLHGRFIYSMYTFFSKNYTAGKARTLKFLIKINSYFIIFIENIKGIFGNKDDYRYKKHDHLLKLFNEK